In the bacterium genome, one interval contains:
- a CDS encoding PilT/PilU family type 4a pilus ATPase: MPQVDDLLRTLKEVGGSDLHLAAGLEPRIRAKGLLGPVEGWEPLTNDQLIELLQPIAGERHWNEYTRTHDMDFAYGLEGVARFRANYFMQQNGAGAVFRIIPEEIVTLEELKLPEAVGRLADLQQGLVVITGPTGSGKSTTLAAIIDKINRDQSKHIVTIEDPVEFVHRNQKSVMSHREIGEHSQGFAPALRAAVRQDADVVLVGEMRDMETISMAITAAEMGMLVFGTLHTNGAAKTINRIIDAFPSSEQNQVRISLSESLAAVVSQLLLPKADGKGRVAVNEILLRTSGLPNLIREGNTHMISSIIQSGKGDGMQGMDDALMDLVQQDGITAREAYMKAVDKARFESLVPED, translated from the coding sequence GTGCCCCAGGTGGATGATCTGCTGCGAACGCTGAAGGAAGTGGGGGGCTCGGACCTCCACCTGGCCGCCGGGCTCGAGCCGCGAATCCGGGCGAAGGGTTTGTTGGGGCCGGTGGAAGGCTGGGAGCCGCTCACGAACGATCAGCTGATCGAACTTCTTCAGCCAATTGCCGGCGAGCGCCATTGGAATGAGTACACGCGCACCCATGACATGGATTTCGCCTATGGGCTCGAAGGCGTCGCACGTTTCCGCGCCAACTACTTCATGCAGCAGAACGGTGCAGGGGCCGTCTTCAGGATCATTCCGGAAGAGATCGTCACCCTCGAAGAGCTGAAGCTCCCGGAAGCAGTCGGCCGCCTGGCCGATCTCCAGCAAGGTCTCGTGGTCATCACGGGACCCACAGGCTCAGGCAAGTCGACCACACTCGCCGCGATCATCGACAAGATCAACCGCGACCAGAGCAAGCACATCGTGACCATCGAGGATCCGGTCGAGTTCGTGCATCGGAACCAGAAATCGGTGATGAGCCATCGGGAAATCGGAGAACACTCACAAGGCTTTGCCCCCGCACTTCGCGCTGCCGTACGTCAGGACGCGGATGTGGTTCTGGTCGGCGAAATGCGCGACATGGAGACGATCTCCATGGCGATCACCGCGGCCGAGATGGGAATGTTGGTGTTCGGCACCCTGCATACCAATGGCGCAGCCAAGACGATCAACCGGATCATCGATGCCTTCCCCTCCAGCGAGCAGAATCAGGTGCGCATCAGCCTCTCAGAATCGCTGGCAGCCGTGGTGTCCCAGTTGCTCCTCCCCAAGGCGGATGGCAAGGGACGGGTCGCCGTCAATGAAATCCTGCTGCGAACCTCAGGCCTTCCGAACCTGATTCGCGAAGGCAACACACATATGATCAGCTCGATCATCCAATCGGGCAAGGGCGATGGCATGCAGGGCATGGACGACGCCCTCATGGATCTCGTCCAACAAGATGGAATCACCGCCCGCGAGGCCTACATGAAGGCCGTCGACAAGGCACGCTTCGAGAGCCTCGTCCCGGAAGATTAG
- a CDS encoding NAD(P)H-binding protein, translating into MSRILIAGCGYVGGELAFRLAREGHAVFGLRRQEGPLPTGVEPVIADLSEPTSLAALPEGLDAVVYAASPDERSDAAYEKTYVIGVRHLQEVLARRAAAVKRFLFVSSTAVYAQRDGGWIDEASVTEPVHFSGRRLLEGEKLARSGPGRGCALRLGGIYGPGRTGLLDRVRRGEARYTPGPPRYTNRIHRDDAAGILHHLITGDEPPECLLGVDCAPASEREVQDWLARRLGAPAARPGPRPAGGRNPLANRRCRNALLLARGYRFQFPSWREGYEALLAS; encoded by the coding sequence GTGAGTCGGATCCTGATCGCCGGCTGTGGCTACGTGGGCGGAGAACTCGCTTTTCGTCTCGCGCGTGAGGGGCATGCGGTCTTCGGGCTGCGTCGGCAGGAGGGGCCGCTGCCAACGGGTGTGGAGCCGGTGATTGCGGATCTTTCGGAACCGACGAGCCTCGCGGCCCTGCCGGAGGGGCTCGATGCGGTCGTCTACGCGGCTTCCCCGGACGAGCGATCCGACGCGGCCTACGAAAAGACGTACGTGATCGGGGTTCGTCATCTCCAGGAAGTCCTGGCCCGCCGCGCGGCAGCCGTAAAGCGTTTCCTGTTCGTCTCCAGCACCGCGGTCTATGCCCAAAGAGATGGTGGCTGGATCGACGAGGCATCGGTCACGGAACCCGTTCACTTCTCCGGCCGGAGGTTGTTGGAAGGCGAGAAGCTGGCGCGGAGCGGCCCGGGCCGGGGTTGTGCGCTGCGTCTTGGGGGGATCTATGGGCCGGGGCGGACGGGTCTACTCGATCGCGTTCGTCGGGGCGAAGCCCGCTACACCCCGGGCCCGCCGCGTTACACGAATCGCATCCATCGGGACGACGCCGCTGGAATCCTGCACCACCTGATCACGGGCGATGAGCCCCCGGAATGCCTGCTTGGTGTGGACTGCGCTCCGGCATCGGAGCGGGAGGTGCAGGACTGGCTGGCTCGCCGCCTCGGAGCTCCTGCGGCCCGCCCCGGCCCACGTCCGGCAGGGGGCCGAAACCCGCTCGCGAATCGTCGTTGTCGCAACGCCCTTCTGCTGGCGCGCGGCTATCGGTTTCAGTTTCCGAGCTGGCGAGAGGGTTACGAGGCCCTTCTGGCCAGCTAG
- a CDS encoding RNA methyltransferase: MSRESVASQDDSRLGDYRQLAQPDLLAARGLFVAESRHVLRSLVAGGRFRLRSVLLTEPALDELSGVLDPLDAETPIFVAPRSLFEDLAGYRFNRGCLAIAERGAALEPPALIDAAMGNGGRLVVLDRVANPDNVGSIFRNAKAFGAAGVLLVGGGDPLYRKAVRVSMGATLEVPFVGCPAWAPLAPALRDAGFICLAAVLDAQAIPAAELAKRFAGRPVALVLGGEGAGLGADVLTRCDAQTTVPMAPGIDSLNVATASGILLHHLAQFP, encoded by the coding sequence ATGAGCCGCGAGTCGGTCGCGAGCCAGGACGATTCGCGGCTCGGCGACTATCGCCAGCTCGCGCAACCGGATCTACTCGCGGCTCGCGGTCTCTTCGTTGCCGAGAGCCGGCATGTGCTTCGTTCCCTCGTGGCGGGCGGACGATTTCGATTGCGTTCGGTCCTCTTGACCGAGCCAGCTTTGGACGAGCTTTCTGGGGTCCTGGACCCGCTCGACGCGGAAACCCCGATCTTCGTCGCCCCGCGTTCGCTATTCGAGGATCTCGCGGGCTACCGCTTCAACCGAGGGTGTCTGGCAATCGCCGAGCGAGGTGCTGCCCTCGAACCTCCCGCGCTGATCGATGCAGCCATGGGGAATGGAGGCCGGCTCGTCGTGCTCGACCGGGTCGCCAATCCGGACAACGTGGGCAGCATCTTTCGCAATGCCAAGGCGTTCGGCGCGGCCGGGGTGTTGTTGGTAGGCGGAGGCGATCCCTTGTACCGCAAGGCCGTGCGGGTCTCGATGGGCGCGACACTCGAGGTGCCGTTCGTCGGCTGCCCGGCGTGGGCACCGCTCGCCCCGGCGCTTCGGGATGCGGGCTTCATCTGCCTTGCCGCGGTGCTGGATGCCCAGGCGATCCCCGCCGCTGAGCTTGCAAAGCGCTTCGCGGGGCGGCCGGTGGCGTTGGTGCTCGGAGGGGAAGGCGCGGGGCTCGGTGCCGACGTGTTGACCCGATGCGATGCCCAGACGACCGTGCCGATGGCGCCGGGCATCGATTCCCTGAACGTGGCGACCGCCTCCGGCATCCTTCTTCATCATCTGGCGCAATTCCCGTGA
- a CDS encoding fumarylacetoacetate hydrolase family protein has protein sequence MRVANRGGRLVLLGDGVALDVERASGGRFGPDPMGAWADWGGFRDWADAVSPADGEAFERAELGPCVPRPPAIYAIGLNYRDHADEAGLDVPSTPMVFTKFPTCLAGPEADLPLSSNRVDWEAELVVVMGAHARAVTEAQALDWVAGYCVGQDISDRRLQFKDKPAQFSLGKSLRGFGPIGPAVTTLDALADPLDLAIGCKLEGEAVQESRTREMIFNVPELVTFLSRHVDLVPGDLIFTGTPAGVGSVRTPRRYLAEGERLETEIEGLGVLRNLCVLDGA, from the coding sequence TTGCGCGTTGCGAACCGGGGAGGGCGTCTCGTCCTGTTAGGCGACGGGGTGGCCCTCGATGTGGAGCGCGCTTCCGGCGGCCGATTCGGCCCGGATCCGATGGGCGCCTGGGCGGATTGGGGCGGCTTCCGAGATTGGGCCGACGCTGTTTCGCCGGCAGATGGCGAGGCTTTCGAGCGTGCCGAGCTTGGACCGTGCGTGCCGCGGCCACCGGCGATCTACGCGATCGGGCTGAACTACCGCGACCATGCCGACGAGGCCGGGCTGGACGTGCCGAGCACGCCGATGGTGTTCACCAAGTTCCCGACCTGTCTTGCTGGCCCCGAGGCCGACCTGCCGCTCTCTTCGAATCGGGTGGATTGGGAGGCGGAGCTGGTCGTCGTGATGGGCGCGCATGCGCGAGCCGTCACGGAGGCGCAAGCGTTGGACTGGGTGGCAGGCTACTGCGTGGGCCAGGACATCTCGGATCGTCGTCTCCAGTTCAAGGACAAGCCCGCGCAGTTCTCCCTCGGGAAATCCTTGCGTGGCTTCGGACCGATCGGACCGGCGGTCACGACCCTCGATGCCCTGGCCGATCCGCTGGATCTGGCAATCGGCTGCAAACTCGAGGGTGAGGCGGTCCAGGAGAGCCGGACGCGGGAGATGATCTTCAACGTGCCGGAACTGGTGACCTTCTTGTCTCGCCATGTCGATCTCGTACCCGGCGATCTGATCTTCACGGGGACGCCCGCAGGAGTGGGATCCGTGCGCACTCCGAGGCGCTATCTGGCGGAGGGCGAGCGGCTCGAGACCGAGATCGAGGGCTTGGGAGTGCTTCGCAACCTCTGCGTTCTCGACGGTGCGTAG
- a CDS encoding fructose-1,6-bisphosphatase — protein MSEAPACSDNLTTLSKHLAAKGVEPGLASVLEAIALGCKAIGHHVRRARIEDVVGAAGGENVFGEIQEKLDVLSDEVLLQCLRDTPAAGVYASEEQAGPIVLRTASEGGRFAVLADPLDGSSNIDVAVSVGTIFSVLPNDRPDTESAAAVLQPGRNQVAAGYVVYGSSMVLVLATAVGVDMYTLDPVLGDFVLVKAGIEIPTEKKIYSINEAYMNDFDEGLKAYLEFAHGDGYGARYIGSMVADVHRTLLKGGVFIYPATGKAPKGKLRLMYEGNPMGFVIERAGGSASAGATPILETLPTDVHDRTPVILGSRTEVENVTSRTHPA, from the coding sequence CAAGCATCTTGCGGCCAAAGGGGTCGAGCCCGGGCTGGCCAGCGTACTCGAGGCGATCGCGCTGGGCTGCAAAGCGATCGGCCACCACGTGCGGAGGGCGCGAATCGAGGATGTCGTCGGGGCCGCAGGCGGGGAGAACGTCTTCGGCGAGATCCAGGAAAAACTCGATGTCCTCTCGGACGAGGTCCTGCTCCAGTGCTTGCGAGACACACCGGCCGCAGGCGTCTACGCCTCGGAAGAGCAGGCGGGGCCGATCGTCTTGCGCACTGCGAGTGAGGGCGGACGCTTCGCCGTGCTTGCCGATCCGCTCGACGGCTCCTCGAACATCGATGTGGCCGTGAGCGTAGGGACGATCTTCAGCGTGTTGCCGAATGATCGCCCGGACACGGAAAGCGCAGCGGCCGTGCTCCAGCCTGGCCGGAACCAGGTGGCTGCGGGCTATGTGGTCTACGGCTCGTCGATGGTGCTGGTCCTGGCCACGGCGGTGGGCGTGGACATGTACACCCTCGACCCGGTGCTCGGGGATTTCGTCCTCGTGAAGGCGGGGATCGAGATCCCCACCGAGAAGAAGATCTACTCGATCAACGAAGCCTACATGAACGATTTCGACGAGGGGCTCAAGGCCTATCTGGAGTTCGCCCACGGCGATGGCTACGGCGCCCGCTATATCGGCTCGATGGTGGCGGACGTTCACCGAACGCTCCTGAAGGGGGGCGTGTTCATCTACCCCGCTACCGGCAAGGCGCCGAAAGGCAAGCTGCGCCTCATGTACGAGGGCAACCCGATGGGCTTCGTGATCGAGCGGGCGGGTGGGTCGGCTTCCGCCGGGGCGACGCCGATCCTCGAGACGCTTCCGACCGATGTGCACGACCGCACTCCGGTGATCCTTGGCTCCCGCACCGAGGTGGAGAACGTGACCTCGCGGACCCACCCGGCATAG